In Anaerolineales bacterium, the following proteins share a genomic window:
- a CDS encoding pyridoxal phosphate-dependent aminotransferase — protein sequence MRYDFDREIDRRRTNSAKWEFIQSEGDLLQWEHTDRFFGEGRTLPMWVADMDFACPKPVVEALVARAAHGIYGYTAPTESYDQALIGWMRRRQGWEISREWICFSPGVVPALCMLVQAFTNPGEAVLIQPPVYYPFFSAIAKNGAVTVTNPLILESGRYRMDYDDLARKAADPRVKMAILCSPHNPISRVWSRQELQRFAEICLEHDILIVSDEIHGDLILPGHTFTPFAALGGEMAEKAIICTAPSKTFNLAGLHTSNIIVPDADLRARFRRTLDKNGVFDITAFGLVALEAAYNQGEDWLTQVLEYLQGNVAYLREYVATHIPQISVIEPEGTYLVWLDCRRLGLGKLELKHLMLKRAKVYLDEGYIFGEEGEGFERINIACPRSVLAEALERIRDAIASL from the coding sequence ATGCGCTATGACTTCGATCGAGAGATCGACCGACGCCGGACGAATTCGGCCAAGTGGGAGTTCATCCAATCCGAAGGCGACCTGCTGCAGTGGGAGCACACCGACCGGTTCTTTGGCGAAGGCCGAACCCTCCCGATGTGGGTCGCCGACATGGACTTCGCCTGCCCCAAGCCGGTGGTGGAGGCGCTTGTGGCCCGCGCCGCGCACGGCATCTATGGCTACACCGCCCCAACGGAGTCCTACGATCAGGCGCTGATCGGATGGATGCGCCGGCGACAGGGGTGGGAGATCTCCCGGGAGTGGATCTGCTTCTCACCGGGAGTCGTCCCGGCGCTTTGTATGCTCGTCCAGGCCTTCACCAACCCGGGTGAGGCCGTGCTCATCCAGCCGCCGGTCTACTATCCGTTCTTCAGCGCCATCGCCAAGAACGGCGCCGTCACCGTCACCAACCCGTTGATCCTTGAAAGCGGGCGGTATCGCATGGATTACGACGACCTGGCGCGCAAGGCGGCCGACCCGCGGGTCAAGATGGCGATCCTGTGCAGCCCGCACAATCCGATCTCGCGCGTCTGGAGCCGCCAGGAGCTGCAGCGTTTCGCCGAGATCTGCCTCGAGCACGACATCCTGATCGTCTCCGACGAAATCCACGGGGATCTGATCCTACCCGGGCATACCTTCACCCCCTTCGCTGCCTTGGGCGGCGAAATGGCGGAGAAGGCCATCATCTGCACCGCGCCCAGCAAGACTTTCAATCTGGCCGGCCTGCACACCTCGAACATCATCGTTCCGGACGCCGACCTGCGCGCCCGCTTCCGGCGTACACTCGACAAGAATGGGGTTTTCGACATCACAGCCTTCGGACTCGTCGCCCTCGAGGCCGCCTACAACCAGGGCGAAGACTGGCTGACTCAGGTCCTGGAGTACCTCCAGGGCAATGTCGCCTACCTGCGCGAGTATGTCGCCACGCACATCCCGCAGATCTCGGTCATCGAACCCGAGGGGACCTACCTGGTATGGCTTGACTGCCGCCGGCTCGGGCTCGGCAAGCTGGAGCTCAAGCACCTGATGCTCAAGCGTGCCAAGGTGTATCTGGACGAGGGCTACATCTTCGGCGAGGAAGGTGAGGGGTTCGAGCGCATCAACATCGCCTGCCCGCGGTCGGTCCTGGCCGAGGCGCTTGAGCGCATCCGAGACGCCATCGCCAGCCTGTAG